AAAGCCGAAGGCGAACACAAGTATTAAGGCAAAGACTAATATTTTCTTCTTCATTCCAGCAAGTCGTGGTAATGAAAAAATAAGCTCTAAACATAAAAAAACCACTAACAGAAACAAACCAAGGAAAAAACCTGGATGAACATTAGCCCAAACCAAAAAAATCGGGGGAAGAATGTACAAATACCTAAATTTTTTGCTTTCACTATATTTAATCAAAATGACAACCGTTAAACTAAATAAAACCCAGCTTATGTTCTGTGGTCTTCCACCAATCTCAATCACCGACATTGATCCCAAAAGAGCCCAGGTAATGAGAGAAAATTTACCAAAAAAGCTCCCCGGAAGAAAGATGGCTGGAATGAAAAAGGCAAAAGTCGTTAAAAAGCCAAAGAATAAAGCAAATCTCAAAAAAGGCCACTGAGAAAACAGGGAAAAGGAAATTACGTCTGTTAACCACTCAGTATCAGTTATACTTTGGCCGTAAAAAGAATGTGAGAAAAAATCATTAACTGGAATTGTCCTGCTTTTTATAATTTCCTCTCCATACCGTAAATGCCAACCGAGATCTGGATCTCGAGGTAAAGTATAGTTAAAAGAAAAAATAAAAAGGAATAAAGAAAGAAAGAAAATAAGCGAAAACAGGCTTGTACCAGAAAATTTCTCAAAAAGTGGTGAAAGTTTGTTTAGGCGTGTTAAAAAAAATTTTCGTAAACCTGGCTTCATGAGACTACGCATGTTGACCTTCTTTTAGGTATACTTTAATACTCTATCATAGTATCATAGTGCATGTGGAGAAAAACGAATGAAGAAAGAAAAGCTTATACGAATTCTTTTTCTCATAAGCATTTTCTTTCAGCTCATATTTTACCATCTCCCAGGTGAGATTAAACTTCCTTTATTCGTCCTTTGTCTTTTCTTCTTGACTCTCCTTCTCGCACAAAAATCTTCTTTACGTCTTCCAAAATACTTCTCCATTTTCTTTCTGTTTTATCTTTTAGCGGTTTTTTTCTCTAGTCTAGCTTCTCCCAGCTCCTTTACCGCTACTCTCAAATTAAGCGAGGTCTTAGGAATTTTCCTTCTAGTAATCGTAGGTATTAATTTTTTTTCTAAAACTAACTTCTTTCTCCAAACACTTAACGTTCTCATCTTTCTTGGCTCTCTTGCTACTTTAGATGGTATTTTCGAATTTACTAGTCGTTCAAAAGCAGCGAAAATCCTACCTCTTTTTGAACCTTTCCACTGGCCCAATCTCGCTGCCTCATTCATGGTTTTGATTTTTCCCCTGACTTTAGTCCTTTTTTTAAAAAGCGGAGTAAAGAGTTATAAAAAAATATTCCTTTTTTCCAGTCTTTTTCTTTTAGCTTGTGCCTGGATTCTTAGCCAAACTTATATTGTTGTTTTCATTCTGATTATCATCTTTCTCTTCTTAGCCTATGTCTGGTCCACTAAAAACATACCTCAATCCTGGCGCAGGCAACGAAAAGGAGCCATTCTCCTCTTCCTTTTACTTGCAGTCACTCTTCCTAATCTTTTACCTTCTTTTAGCTTCCGCTCCATCCCTGATTCTATTGGTCTATTCCAAGACAGTCTGTTTTTCCAAGAAAGAGCTGATATCTGGCGCTTTTCTGCCGAAAGCATCAAGAACAACCTCTGGCAGGGGATTGGGCCGGGAAACTTCGGGCCTGTTTATCGGCAAAATCTAATTAAACCTTGGGTGTGGGCAGATTACGCCTCGAACGAACCCCTTCAGACTGGAGTAGAAACTGGTCTCTTTGGCTTTTTAACCCAACTGGCTCTCTTTATCTATTTAGCCATCGTTGCCATCAGGAAAATATTGAGTTTCGTTAAAGAGAAAGAACCCCTCTCTTTAGCTGTCGCTTTGTCTGTTCTTATATTTTTGATTTTAAGTTTTACTAATAGTTCCCTAAGGGTTTTCCCACTTCAGATAATCTTTTTTCTTTTAGTTTCATTTTTAATGAAAGACGTATCGGTCTGGCAAATAAGGAAAGGCTCTCTAAGTCTAATTATTCTCCCGTTCGTTTTTCTATTTTTTCTATTTTTTCTAGATAGTCTCAATCTAAGAAGGGGACAGCGAGCCTTTCTCGAGAGAGACTATCCTCAGGCCGAAAAGATTCTTCTTGCTGCTAGCCAAAAACCACTCTTTTTCCTTAACCCTAAAAGCTTCTATTATTTAGCTACCCTCAAACTTGAAACTGAACAGCCACAAGAAGCAATTTTCTTTCTGGAGAGATTAAGAGTTATTGATCCACTTAATCTCGAGATTGACTACCAAATAGCAGAAATCAATTACTCCCAATACCAACTCGTAGAGGCAGAAGAAATTCTAAGCCAAGCCCTTAAGAGAAATCCTTTCCTACCACCTAAATATTATCTTGGCTTATACAAGGCCCAATTCGAACAAGGAAAAGAACAAGAATCACTAAAAGCACTTATTGAAGTGAAAAAAAATTATCCTCTCGAAACAGAGGTATATCAAAGAGGACAATATATCTTATCAGCCACAAACTACCTCCCTGCGCTTGTTGAAAGCACTAACCTCCTCTACCAACTGACAGGTGATGTCGAATTTTTACCACTTATCCCCACCACCTGTCGTTAAGTATCTACTCTTTCCTTTATTGTCAAGATATATTACCGCGGGATGCAGAAAAAACACGAGGAATCAAGATTGGCATAGGTGACATTTGCCCCATCACAACTATTGTCCCAAATATTTGTCACACTCATATTGGCGTTGGCCCTTTTTGCCTTAGAGGTTGGAACCCAACAAGCGTAAACCGAACTTGAGGCCCCATCTTGCTTAGCTAAATAAAGCAGATCAGTCTGTGCGGTCGCAGTAATAAACTTCCTGTTTCTAAATTCGGACTTAAGCTCGTATTGCTCTAGCAAAATTCCATTAGCAGCGCAATTTCCTCCACAAATTCCAACTTCTTGGACTTGGGCATTAGTCAAAGCTAAGTTGCTATCATTAGTAAATGCGTTATTAACCGTTACCCAAGGAAACTCCTCCTGTGTGGCATAATACCTGTCAATCGCTGCCAAAAGCTGTGAGGCGTCTGACTCCATGCCTGTGTCCCGAGCACGGTTAAGCTGCTCAAGCGGGTTGATGGCGGCCAGAACGGCCACGGCCAAAACTCCGATAAGAGCGATAACAATCAAAAGCTCAACCAAAGTGAACCCTTTTGCCATTAAAAAACGGGCAGTTTTCTTCATATTTTTTTAATTTCACCTCCCTTCTTTCTAAAATGATGTCGTTAAATTGTATATCGGTAAAATCACGGCAATTATTAAAAAGCCAACTCCTAACCCCAGTACTACCATGATAAGAGGCTCAATCGCAGTTGTCAAGCCTTTAACCATCTCCCCTGATTCCGATTCAAAATAATGAGAAAGTTTGGTTAAAACCTCGTCTAATTTTCCCGTCTCCTCACCCACGGAAATCATGTGGGGCACAACCGGAGGAAATTCTTCAAATTCGGCTAAAGTCCCCCCCAAAGGCAAGCCTTTTTCCACCTGTTTAGCGGCAAACTGCAGTTCTTCCAGATAAATCGTATTATTGGCAGCCCGAGCGACAATATTCAAACCATCGATAATCGAAATCCCCGTACTCACCAAAAGACCAAGTGTCCTCGTCACTTCGGTCAAAATCGTCATCTTTTGTAAATTTCCATAAAT
This genomic stretch from Patescibacteria group bacterium harbors:
- a CDS encoding O-antigen ligase family protein, whose translation is MKKEKLIRILFLISIFFQLIFYHLPGEIKLPLFVLCLFFLTLLLAQKSSLRLPKYFSIFFLFYLLAVFFSSLASPSSFTATLKLSEVLGIFLLVIVGINFFSKTNFFLQTLNVLIFLGSLATLDGIFEFTSRSKAAKILPLFEPFHWPNLAASFMVLIFPLTLVLFLKSGVKSYKKIFLFSSLFLLACAWILSQTYIVVFILIIIFLFLAYVWSTKNIPQSWRRQRKGAILLFLLLAVTLPNLLPSFSFRSIPDSIGLFQDSLFFQERADIWRFSAESIKNNLWQGIGPGNFGPVYRQNLIKPWVWADYASNEPLQTGVETGLFGFLTQLALFIYLAIVAIRKILSFVKEKEPLSLAVALSVLIFLILSFTNSSLRVFPLQIIFFLLVSFLMKDVSVWQIRKGSLSLIILPFVFLFFLFFLDSLNLRRGQRAFLERDYPQAEKILLAASQKPLFFLNPKSFYYLATLKLETEQPQEAIFFLERLRVIDPLNLEIDYQIAEINYSQYQLVEAEEILSQALKRNPFLPPKYYLGLYKAQFEQGKEQESLKALIEVKKNYPLETEVYQRGQYILSATNYLPALVESTNLLYQLTGDVEFLPLIPTTCR
- a CDS encoding type II secretion system protein yields the protein MKKTARFLMAKGFTLVELLIVIALIGVLAVAVLAAINPLEQLNRARDTGMESDASQLLAAIDRYYATQEEFPWVTVNNAFTNDSNLALTNAQVQEVGICGGNCAANGILLEQYELKSEFRNRKFITATAQTDLLYLAKQDGASSSVYACWVPTSKAKRANANMSVTNIWDNSCDGANVTYANLDSSCFFCIPR